Proteins encoded in a region of the Methylosinus trichosporium OB3b genome:
- a CDS encoding ATP-binding protein → MPEADALALLARIAAALERLAPPPPAAPDFSAAEAFIWRAARAELTPVVQINRVELSLLEGVARQRELLLDNTRRFARGLPANNALLWGARGMGKSSLVKSVHAEVAHDPASRLQLKLVEIHREDIESLPSLLGALRDAPFAFLLFCDDLSFDAAETSYKSLKSALEGGVEGRPRNVLFYATSNRRHLLPRDMMENERSSAIIPGEAVEEKVSLSDRFGLWLGFHNCSQKEYLDMVLGYARHHRLGATQETIEREALEWSITRGARSGRVAWQYIQDLAGRLGKRLDKLGEQP, encoded by the coding sequence ATGCCAGAAGCCGACGCCCTCGCTCTGCTCGCCCGCATCGCCGCGGCGCTGGAGCGGCTCGCGCCGCCGCCGCCCGCCGCGCCGGATTTTTCCGCGGCCGAGGCGTTCATCTGGCGCGCCGCGCGCGCCGAGCTGACGCCGGTCGTCCAAATCAATCGCGTCGAGCTGTCGCTGCTCGAAGGCGTCGCCCGCCAGCGCGAGCTGCTGCTCGACAACACGCGCCGCTTCGCCCGCGGCCTGCCCGCGAACAACGCGCTGCTGTGGGGCGCGCGCGGCATGGGCAAGTCCTCGCTGGTCAAATCGGTCCACGCCGAGGTCGCGCACGATCCCGCGAGCCGGCTGCAGCTGAAGCTCGTGGAGATTCATCGCGAGGATATCGAGAGCCTGCCCAGCCTCCTCGGCGCCTTGCGCGACGCGCCCTTCGCCTTTCTGCTGTTTTGCGACGATCTTTCCTTCGACGCGGCCGAAACCAGCTATAAATCCTTGAAGTCGGCGCTCGAGGGCGGCGTCGAGGGGCGCCCGCGCAATGTGCTGTTCTACGCCACCTCCAACCGCCGCCATCTGCTGCCGCGCGACATGATGGAGAACGAACGTTCCTCCGCCATTATTCCCGGCGAGGCGGTGGAAGAGAAAGTGTCGCTCTCCGATCGTTTCGGCCTGTGGCTCGGCTTTCACAATTGCAGCCAAAAAGAATATCTCGACATGGTGCTCGGCTATGCGCGTCATCATAGGTTGGGCGCGACGCAGGAGACGATCGAGCGCGAGGCGCTCGAATGGTCGATCACCCGCGGCGCGCGCTCGGGCCGCGTGGCGTGGCAATATATTCAGGATCTGGCGGGGCGGCTCGGGAAGAGGCTGGACAAGCTCGGCGAGCAGCCATGA
- a CDS encoding SAM-dependent methyltransferase, with translation MTDAPFDPSEHFDESLVARYDRRIRRFCPSYDALHRMIAPWLRNVPEDATFLSVGCGAGAEMITLGSEFSSWRFVGVDVSADMLAVCERKLAEAGLTSRAQLFEGRLQDYAAPAPFDAASSIFVAHFIKSRDEKLSYLRAVANRLKPNGIFVLADLFGDKSAPEFERLSEAWRRSYASNDVGMAELARDRAHIERDVDFLPEAELVALLSEAGFESVTRFYQTFLFGGWIATNRRRG, from the coding sequence ATGACCGACGCGCCCTTCGATCCCTCGGAGCATTTCGATGAAAGCCTCGTGGCGCGATACGACCGCAGGATTCGCCGATTTTGCCCGAGCTATGACGCGCTGCATCGAATGATCGCGCCATGGCTGCGGAATGTGCCGGAGGATGCGACGTTCCTGTCCGTCGGCTGCGGCGCGGGCGCCGAGATGATCACGCTCGGGAGTGAGTTTTCGTCTTGGCGCTTCGTCGGCGTCGATGTTTCGGCCGATATGCTGGCGGTCTGCGAGCGCAAGCTCGCCGAGGCCGGGCTCACGAGCCGAGCGCAATTGTTCGAGGGGCGACTGCAGGATTACGCGGCGCCGGCGCCATTCGACGCCGCCTCGTCCATCTTCGTCGCTCATTTCATCAAGAGCCGAGACGAGAAGCTCTCCTATCTCCGCGCCGTCGCGAACAGGCTGAAGCCCAATGGAATATTTGTCCTCGCCGATTTGTTCGGCGACAAGAGCGCTCCGGAGTTCGAGCGATTGTCGGAGGCGTGGCGTCGATCCTATGCGTCGAACGACGTCGGCATGGCTGAGCTCGCCAGGGACCGCGCGCATATCGAGAGGGATGTCGATTTTCTTCCCGAGGCCGAGCTCGTCGCGCTGCTGAGCGAGGCGGGGTTCGAATCCGTGACCCGCTTCTACCAGACGTTCTTGTTCGGCGGCTGGATCGCCACGAACCGACGGCGAGGCTGA
- a CDS encoding dimethylarginine dimethylaminohydrolase family protein — MTKPLAMAQNSGVARRDARQRILMCAPDDFDVRYVINPWMADQIGKATRSLARAQWETLRRTLARTVDIELVTPAAGLPDMVFTANAGFTLGDTVVVSRFSAEERRAEEPLFRAHFAAQGFNLAPWPQDIAFEGAGDALIDRAQKLVWCGYGMRSDAAAPQTLEAVLERRVIGLRLIDPRFYHLDTCFCPLAGGFVMYHPPAFDAESRAAIERETPPEKRIEIGEDDASRFACNAVDLCGEIVMNDASPALQNRLRAAGFAPLLTPLGEFMKAGGSAKCLTLKLVEA, encoded by the coding sequence ATGACCAAGCCGCTCGCCATGGCGCAGAACTCCGGCGTTGCGCGTCGCGACGCGCGGCAGCGCATCTTGATGTGCGCGCCGGATGATTTCGACGTGCGCTATGTGATCAATCCGTGGATGGCCGATCAGATCGGCAAGGCGACGCGCTCGCTGGCGCGCGCGCAATGGGAGACATTGCGCCGCACGCTCGCGCGGACGGTCGACATCGAGCTGGTGACGCCCGCCGCGGGCCTGCCCGACATGGTGTTCACCGCCAACGCCGGCTTCACGCTCGGCGACACGGTCGTCGTCAGCCGCTTCAGCGCCGAGGAGCGGCGCGCCGAGGAGCCGCTGTTCCGCGCCCATTTCGCCGCGCAGGGATTTAACCTCGCGCCCTGGCCCCAGGACATCGCTTTCGAAGGCGCCGGCGACGCGCTGATCGATCGCGCGCAGAAGCTCGTCTGGTGCGGCTATGGCATGCGTTCCGACGCCGCCGCGCCGCAGACGCTGGAGGCCGTGCTCGAGCGGCGCGTGATCGGCCTGCGCCTCATCGATCCGCGCTTCTATCATCTCGACACCTGCTTCTGCCCGCTCGCCGGCGGCTTCGTGATGTATCATCCGCCGGCGTTCGACGCCGAGTCGCGCGCGGCGATCGAGCGCGAGACGCCGCCGGAAAAACGCATCGAGATCGGCGAGGACGACGCGTCGCGCTTCGCCTGCAACGCCGTCGACCTTTGCGGTGAGATCGTCATGAACGACGCCTCGCCCGCATTGCAAAATCGCCTGCGGGCCGCCGGCTTCGCGCCGCTGCTGACGCCGCTCGGCGAGTTCATGAAGGCGGGCGGCTCAGCCAAATGCCTCACCTTGAAGCTCGTGGAGGCGTGA
- a CDS encoding MarR family winged helix-turn-helix transcriptional regulator — MSPRVPELTDHLGYWLRQLSNHVSHGFARKLADKDVTVAEWGLMRMLLGREPTPPSRLAIDMGLTRGAITKLADRLIAKGFVIRAADCDDRRAQTLRLTAEGAQFVPELAALADENESECFAHLEDEDRRALRRILEQTVARLGPTRMPLD; from the coding sequence ATGTCCCCGCGTGTTCCCGAGCTGACCGACCATCTCGGCTATTGGCTGCGCCAGCTGTCGAATCACGTGTCGCACGGCTTCGCCCGGAAGCTCGCGGACAAGGATGTGACGGTCGCCGAATGGGGCTTGATGCGCATGTTGCTTGGCCGCGAGCCGACCCCTCCCAGCCGATTGGCCATCGACATGGGCCTGACGCGCGGCGCGATCACCAAGCTCGCCGACCGGCTGATCGCCAAGGGCTTCGTCATTCGCGCAGCCGATTGCGACGACAGGCGCGCGCAGACGCTGCGGCTCACGGCCGAGGGGGCGCAGTTCGTTCCGGAGCTGGCGGCGCTGGCCGATGAGAACGAGAGCGAATGCTTCGCGCATCTTGAAGACGAGGACCGCCGCGCGCTGCGGCGGATTCTGGAGCAGACGGTCGCGCGTCTCGGCCCGACCCGCATGCCGCTGGATTGA
- a CDS encoding 2-oxoadipate dioxygenase/decarboxylase HglS, which produces MTQLVSADTIRAMFSAAMTQMYRAEVPQYQKLAHIVAEVDGRTLAADETLEQRLRSAGRYDLIGVERHGAIRVGRPQELSGLRRLFAVMGMSPVGYYDLAPAGVPVHSTCFRPVTEQSTRACPFRIFTSLLRPELIEDAALRRDAMAILERRRIFTPRCEHLIEIAEAHGGLSEAQAMEFVHEATETFRWHGRAKVSLDAYRKFLAAHPLVADVVCFHGPHINHLTLPTLDIDAVQQSMIEHELDPKSIVEGPPRRRAPILLRQTSFKAIAETAQFDGETGAHKARFGEIEQRGAALTADGRALYDELLAQTLAAAPPSEASAAAYGAELARRFENFPDDAETLRRRHLAFFRYAPAAGVRKGSGRGGLDALVRDGLVRAEPIFYEDFLPVSAAGIFQSNLGEGGRRELAAGAARGAFEEALGATPADELALYAQSEEASIRATLEALGAAETAV; this is translated from the coding sequence ATGACGCAATTGGTATCCGCCGACACGATCCGCGCGATGTTCTCAGCGGCGATGACGCAAATGTATCGCGCCGAGGTTCCGCAATATCAAAAGCTCGCCCATATCGTCGCCGAGGTCGACGGCCGCACGCTCGCCGCCGACGAGACGCTCGAGCAGCGACTGCGGAGCGCCGGCCGCTATGATCTCATCGGCGTCGAGCGTCACGGCGCCATTCGCGTCGGCCGGCCGCAGGAGCTGTCGGGCCTTCGCCGCCTCTTCGCCGTGATGGGCATGAGTCCTGTCGGCTATTACGATCTCGCGCCCGCCGGCGTGCCGGTGCATTCCACCTGCTTCCGTCCGGTGACGGAGCAATCGACGCGCGCCTGTCCCTTCCGCATCTTCACCTCGCTGCTGCGTCCCGAGCTGATCGAGGACGCGGCGCTGCGCCGCGACGCTATGGCGATTCTCGAGCGTCGCCGCATCTTCACGCCGCGCTGCGAGCATCTGATCGAGATCGCCGAAGCCCATGGCGGCCTCAGCGAAGCGCAGGCGATGGAGTTCGTTCACGAGGCGACGGAGACTTTCCGCTGGCATGGGCGGGCGAAGGTCTCGCTCGACGCCTATCGCAAATTCCTTGCCGCGCATCCGCTCGTCGCCGACGTCGTGTGCTTCCACGGGCCGCACATCAATCATCTCACTCTGCCGACGCTCGACATCGACGCCGTGCAGCAGTCGATGATCGAGCATGAGCTCGATCCCAAATCGATCGTCGAGGGCCCGCCGCGCCGGCGCGCGCCGATTCTCTTGCGCCAGACGAGCTTCAAGGCGATCGCGGAGACGGCGCAGTTCGACGGCGAGACAGGCGCGCACAAGGCGCGCTTCGGCGAGATCGAGCAGCGCGGCGCGGCGCTGACCGCGGACGGCCGCGCGCTCTATGACGAGCTGCTGGCGCAGACGCTCGCCGCCGCCCCGCCGAGCGAGGCGAGCGCGGCCGCCTATGGCGCCGAGCTGGCGCGCCGCTTCGAGAATTTTCCCGACGACGCCGAGACCTTGCGCCGCCGCCATCTCGCTTTCTTCCGCTATGCGCCGGCGGCGGGCGTCCGCAAGGGCTCCGGCCGCGGCGGTCTCGATGCGCTGGTCCGCGACGGCCTCGTTCGCGCCGAGCCGATATTCTACGAGGATTTCCTGCCCGTCAGCGCCGCCGGCATCTTCCAGTCCAATCTCGGCGAGGGCGGTCGCCGCGAGCTCGCCGCCGGCGCCGCTCGAGGAGCCTTCGAGGAGGCGCTGGGCGCAACGCCCGCCGATGAGCTGGCGCTCTATGCGCAATCGGAGGAGGCCTCCATTCGCGCGACGCTCGAGGCGCTGGGCGCGGCGGAGACGGCGGTGTGA
- a CDS encoding DUF1398 family protein, whose amino-acid sequence MDARICEIAEASLHAAESGAKTFPQIVAQLIAAGFESYAIDFRRATATYYLPDGDSVVIPTHRHAAPVAAALDAGVLVAAIREAQQSAPGYTYARFCEKVMTGGCAGYLVSFSGRRAVYFGRDAETHVEHFPR is encoded by the coding sequence ATGGACGCTCGAATTTGCGAAATCGCCGAAGCCTCCCTGCATGCGGCTGAGAGCGGAGCCAAGACGTTTCCACAGATCGTCGCGCAGCTGATCGCGGCGGGATTCGAGAGCTATGCGATCGATTTTCGTCGCGCGACCGCGACCTATTATCTGCCGGACGGCGACAGTGTCGTCATCCCGACGCATCGCCATGCGGCGCCTGTCGCCGCCGCGCTCGACGCCGGCGTTCTCGTGGCGGCGATCCGGGAGGCGCAGCAATCGGCGCCCGGCTACACCTATGCGAGATTTTGCGAGAAGGTCATGACGGGCGGCTGCGCCGGCTATCTCGTGTCCTTCTCCGGTCGCCGCGCCGTCTATTTCGGCCGCGACGCGGAAACGCATGTGGAGCATTTTCCGCGCTAG
- a CDS encoding sensor histidine kinase: MTDAQTAADDWRRLVFDETSAALMLIDGDGVVLRANAEAQRLFRYPAQDLCGRRLCDLLPDFAPVTSPCSGVFGARRDGARIPVFARMTPLGPEPGANMLATLFRLAGGRKDTASLVERAAGLEEANERLARFAFVASQDLQEPLRKIAVFADLMQKAITRGVREEIVHANEVMRFSALRARALVEDLLSFSRIVNDELELAALDLRAAIDASLAALGPSLAMAQARLEVDLPRVSISADAMQFQRLVRNILSNAVKYRKPGRPVSIAIRGFRDETQLCLAIADDGIGFEAQYAQRVFEPLKQLHSKVDYPGSGVGLAMCKAIADRHGWRISVEAQPGVGATFFIVLPCCEARAQFPR; the protein is encoded by the coding sequence ATGACCGACGCGCAGACGGCGGCCGATGATTGGCGTCGTCTCGTCTTCGACGAGACCAGCGCCGCCTTGATGTTGATCGACGGCGATGGCGTGGTTCTGCGCGCCAACGCCGAGGCGCAGAGATTGTTTCGATATCCGGCGCAAGATCTCTGCGGCCGGCGCCTTTGCGATCTTCTTCCCGACTTCGCTCCCGTCACATCTCCCTGCAGCGGCGTTTTCGGGGCGCGACGCGACGGCGCGCGCATTCCGGTGTTCGCGCGTATGACGCCGCTCGGTCCCGAGCCCGGCGCGAACATGCTGGCGACCCTCTTCCGTCTTGCCGGTGGGCGCAAGGACACGGCTTCGCTCGTCGAGCGCGCTGCGGGGCTCGAGGAAGCCAATGAGCGCCTGGCGCGCTTCGCTTTCGTCGCCTCGCAGGATCTGCAGGAGCCGCTGCGCAAGATCGCCGTTTTCGCCGACCTCATGCAAAAGGCGATCACCCGCGGCGTGCGGGAGGAGATTGTGCATGCGAATGAGGTGATGCGCTTTTCGGCGCTGCGCGCCCGCGCGCTGGTGGAGGATCTCCTGTCCTTCTCCCGCATCGTCAATGACGAGCTGGAGCTCGCCGCGCTCGATCTGCGGGCGGCGATCGACGCTTCGCTCGCGGCGCTCGGGCCTTCGCTCGCTATGGCGCAGGCGCGTCTCGAGGTGGATCTGCCGCGCGTCTCGATCAGCGCCGACGCCATGCAGTTCCAGCGCCTCGTTCGCAATATTTTGTCCAATGCGGTGAAATACCGCAAACCCGGCCGCCCCGTGAGCATCGCCATCCGCGGCTTTCGTGACGAGACACAGCTCTGCCTCGCCATCGCCGACGACGGCATCGGCTTCGAGGCGCAATATGCGCAGCGGGTTTTCGAGCCGTTGAAGCAGCTGCACAGCAAGGTCGATTATCCGGGCTCCGGCGTCGGCCTCGCAATGTGCAAGGCGATCGCCGATCGTCATGGTTGGCGCATTTCGGTCGAGGCTCAGCCGGGCGTCGGCGCGACCTTCTTCATCGTGCTGCCGTGCTGTGAAGCCCGCGCGCAATTCCCGCGGTAA
- the fldA gene encoding flavodoxin FldA, protein MSITVIFGSDGGATKGVASRISKKCQGRSVDIKDATTDDFENCHLLILGSPTYGDGTLQTDWEDNIDKLRGANLQGKKVALFGTGDQETYPHSFVDAMGILYDEVTALGAKVIGFTETAGYDYLGSTAERDGKFVGLALDLDTQSGMTEKRVTAWLSQLL, encoded by the coding sequence ATGAGCATAACAGTGATCTTCGGTTCCGACGGCGGCGCGACGAAAGGCGTCGCCTCACGTATATCCAAGAAGTGCCAGGGACGATCGGTCGACATCAAGGACGCGACGACCGATGATTTCGAGAATTGTCATCTTCTGATCCTGGGCTCGCCGACCTATGGCGACGGCACGCTGCAGACGGATTGGGAGGACAATATCGACAAGCTGCGCGGCGCCAATCTGCAGGGCAAGAAAGTCGCTCTGTTCGGCACCGGCGATCAGGAGACCTATCCGCACTCCTTCGTCGACGCCATGGGCATTCTCTATGACGAGGTGACGGCGCTGGGCGCGAAGGTGATCGGCTTCACCGAAACGGCGGGCTATGATTATCTCGGCTCCACCGCCGAGCGCGACGGCAAATTCGTCGGGCTGGCGCTCGATCTCGACACACAATCCGGCATGACCGAGAAACGAGTGACCGCATGGCTGAGCCAATTGCTCTGA
- a CDS encoding aldehyde dehydrogenase family protein has product MQTPTKPCGIATNAADILGKLNVESELFERGSLHSRSPITGEVIASVKTSDNVALDRAIAAADAAFRRWRMVPPPRRGELVRLLGEELRAAKSELAQLVTIEAGKIASEAQGEVQEMIDICDYAVGLSRQLYGLTIATERPGHRMMETWHPLGVVGIVTSFNFPVAVWAWNAAIALVCGDALVWKPSEKTPLTALATQALFERAAKRFGDEAPKGLCSLAIGGRELGEALVDDKRVPLVSATGSTAMGRAVGPRLAQRFARSILELGGNNAAIVCPSASLDLAVRAIAFSAMGTAGQRCTSLRRLIAHDSVYDQLLPRLHSAYRTVAVGDPREGKHLVGPLIDEDSYRRMRDALAEARDLGARVTGGERILSDRWPNAFYARPALVELREQAAVARRETFAPILYAMRYRDLAEAVAMQNDVSHGLASSIFTSDLREAERFLSPEGSDCGIANVNIGPSGAEIGGAFGGEKETGGGREAGSDAWKAYMRRATNTINYSSALPLAQGVQFDL; this is encoded by the coding sequence ATGCAAACGCCAACGAAACCCTGCGGAATCGCGACGAATGCCGCCGATATTCTCGGCAAGCTCAACGTCGAGTCAGAGCTGTTCGAGCGCGGTAGTCTACATTCACGCTCGCCGATTACCGGTGAAGTCATCGCTTCCGTGAAGACGAGCGATAACGTTGCTTTGGATCGCGCGATCGCCGCCGCCGACGCCGCCTTCCGCCGCTGGCGCATGGTTCCGCCGCCGCGGCGCGGCGAGCTGGTGCGCCTGCTCGGGGAGGAGCTGCGCGCGGCGAAGAGCGAGCTGGCGCAGCTCGTCACCATCGAGGCCGGCAAGATCGCCTCCGAGGCGCAGGGCGAAGTGCAGGAGATGATCGACATCTGCGACTATGCCGTCGGCCTGTCGCGCCAGCTCTACGGGCTCACCATCGCCACCGAGCGGCCCGGCCATCGCATGATGGAGACCTGGCATCCGCTCGGCGTCGTCGGCATCGTCACCAGCTTCAACTTCCCCGTCGCAGTGTGGGCGTGGAACGCGGCGATCGCGCTCGTCTGCGGCGACGCTCTCGTATGGAAGCCTTCGGAGAAGACGCCGCTGACCGCGCTGGCGACGCAGGCTCTGTTCGAGCGCGCGGCGAAGCGTTTCGGCGACGAGGCGCCGAAGGGCCTTTGCAGTCTCGCCATTGGCGGACGCGAGCTCGGCGAGGCGCTCGTCGACGACAAGCGCGTTCCGCTCGTCTCGGCGACGGGCTCCACCGCCATGGGCCGCGCTGTGGGCCCGCGCCTCGCGCAGCGCTTCGCGCGCTCCATTCTGGAGCTCGGCGGCAACAACGCCGCCATCGTCTGCCCTTCGGCGTCGCTCGATCTCGCCGTGCGCGCCATCGCCTTTTCCGCCATGGGCACGGCCGGCCAGCGCTGTACCAGCCTGCGGCGGCTGATCGCGCATGACAGCGTCTATGACCAATTGCTGCCGCGGCTGCATTCCGCCTATCGCACCGTCGCGGTCGGCGATCCGCGCGAAGGAAAGCATCTCGTCGGTCCGCTGATCGACGAGGACTCCTATCGCCGCATGCGCGACGCGCTGGCCGAGGCGCGCGATCTCGGCGCCCGCGTCACCGGCGGCGAGCGCATTCTCTCCGACCGCTGGCCCAATGCGTTCTACGCTCGCCCGGCGCTGGTGGAGCTGCGCGAGCAGGCGGCGGTGGCGAGGCGCGAGACCTTCGCGCCGATCCTCTATGCGATGCGTTATCGCGATCTCGCCGAAGCCGTGGCGATGCAGAACGACGTGTCGCACGGTCTCGCCTCGTCGATCTTCACCAGCGATCTGCGCGAGGCGGAGCGCTTTCTCTCGCCCGAAGGCTCGGACTGCGGCATCGCCAATGTGAATATCGGCCCGTCGGGCGCCGAGATCGGCGGCGCATTCGGCGGCGAGAAGGAGACCGGCGGCGGTCGCGAGGCGGGCTCCGACGCGTGGAAGGCCTATATGAGACGCGCGACCAACACGATCAATTATTCGAGCGCGCTGCCGCTCGCGCAGGGCGTTCAGTTCGACTTGTGA
- a CDS encoding DUF2023 family protein translates to MAEPIALSGEAVRPLPSLTRLSAEAAPVLRLLHHNIYEYSRGVRALFLMTLSRRELRLALDRLGAQGIECFVQELGPAKANLFFGRPAHVAVARALVTRPLNTLTAEEDFMLGTLLGYDCEQQCRRYLSRSARAAPLAVAAE, encoded by the coding sequence ATGGCTGAGCCAATTGCTCTGAGCGGGGAGGCCGTGCGGCCTCTCCCCTCCCTCACCCGGCTCTCGGCGGAAGCGGCGCCGGTGCTGCGGCTGCTCCATCACAACATCTACGAATACAGCCGCGGCGTGCGCGCGCTGTTCCTGATGACGCTCTCTCGCCGCGAGCTGCGGCTGGCGCTCGACCGGCTGGGGGCTCAGGGCATCGAATGTTTCGTGCAGGAGCTCGGCCCGGCCAAGGCCAATCTCTTCTTCGGCCGCCCCGCTCATGTCGCCGTGGCGCGCGCGCTGGTGACGCGTCCGCTCAACACGCTGACGGCGGAAGAGGATTTCATGCTCGGCACATTGCTCGGCTATGATTGCGAGCAGCAGTGCCGCCGTTATCTCTCCCGCTCGGCGCGCGCGGCGCCTCTGGCGGTCGCGGCGGAGTGA
- the rocD gene encoding ornithine--oxo-acid transaminase — translation MNAKLQDIRDNPHRARNYAPLPVVLTRGEGAHLYDVDGRRYVDMMSAYSAVSHGHAHPRILAALTAQAQRLAVPSRAYFDDRLDAFLTELCALTGLDVALPMNTGAEAVETAIKAARRYGHRVRRLADPEILVAAGNFHGRTTTIIGFSSEDSYRDGFGPFAPGFRAVPFGDLAATEKAIGPNTVAIMVEPVQGEAGVIVPPKGWLAGLRKLCDARGLLLIVDEVQAGLGRTGAWFAFQHENVKPDGVMLGKALGGGVLPVSAFVGTRALMDMFTPGSHGSTFGGNTLAAAVALEALHVMRDEKLVERSRDLGEHMLSRLRAVDSPALRDVRGLGLWAGVEIDPFYATGREICERLCEKGVLSTVTHQQVVRLSPPLVIARADLDLALDRLEETLAEMVSRRTPRRAVG, via the coding sequence ATGAACGCGAAGCTGCAAGACATCCGCGACAATCCGCACCGCGCGCGCAATTATGCGCCGCTGCCTGTCGTGCTGACGCGCGGCGAAGGCGCGCATCTCTATGACGTCGACGGCCGACGCTATGTCGATATGATGAGCGCCTATTCCGCCGTCAGCCATGGCCATGCGCATCCGCGCATTCTCGCTGCGCTGACCGCGCAGGCTCAGCGTCTCGCCGTGCCCTCGCGCGCTTATTTCGACGATCGTCTCGACGCCTTTCTCACCGAGCTCTGCGCGCTCACCGGACTCGACGTCGCTCTGCCGATGAACACGGGCGCCGAAGCGGTGGAGACGGCGATCAAGGCGGCGCGCCGCTACGGCCATCGCGTGCGCCGGCTAGCCGATCCCGAGATTCTCGTCGCCGCCGGCAATTTCCATGGCCGCACGACGACGATCATCGGCTTCTCCTCGGAGGATTCCTATCGCGACGGCTTCGGTCCCTTCGCGCCGGGCTTTCGCGCCGTTCCCTTCGGCGATCTCGCCGCGACGGAAAAGGCGATCGGACCCAATACGGTCGCGATCATGGTCGAGCCCGTGCAGGGCGAGGCCGGCGTCATCGTGCCGCCGAAGGGCTGGCTCGCCGGACTGCGCAAGCTCTGCGACGCGCGCGGCCTGCTGCTCATCGTCGACGAGGTGCAGGCGGGATTGGGGCGCACGGGCGCCTGGTTCGCGTTCCAGCACGAGAATGTGAAGCCCGACGGCGTCATGCTCGGCAAGGCGCTCGGCGGCGGCGTGCTGCCGGTGTCGGCCTTCGTCGGAACGCGCGCGCTGATGGACATGTTCACGCCGGGCTCGCATGGCTCGACCTTCGGCGGCAACACGCTCGCCGCCGCGGTGGCGCTCGAGGCGCTGCATGTGATGCGCGACGAGAAGCTCGTCGAGCGCAGCCGCGATCTCGGCGAGCATATGCTGAGCCGCCTGCGCGCGGTCGACAGCCCGGCGCTGCGCGACGTGCGCGGCCTCGGCCTCTGGGCCGGCGTCGAGATCGATCCCTTCTATGCGACCGGGCGTGAGATTTGCGAGCGGCTGTGCGAGAAGGGCGTGCTGTCGACGGTGACGCATCAGCAGGTAGTGCGACTCTCGCCGCCGCTGGTGATCGCACGCGCGGACCTCGATCTCGCGCTCGATCGCCTCGAGGAGACGCTCGCCGAAATGGTTTCGCGCCGCACGCCGCGCCGAGCGGTGGGGTGA
- a CDS encoding class I SAM-dependent methyltransferase: MQALEQIAPSWRSLQLHESSPGEQAASRVLRRDCKNYLATQYFPEVEPGSFKFGVRCENLEAQTLPDESFDVVITQDVMEHVFHPDRVYQEIYRTLRRGGFYIHTVPIYKGLVATERRASLAPDGSVIHHLDPEYHQNPIDPSGSLVTFHYGYDLPDLIAEWTPFDVEVRRFHQRSVGIVAEFSEVVICRKPFRADVSYST, encoded by the coding sequence ATGCAGGCGCTCGAGCAGATCGCGCCGAGCTGGCGTTCGTTGCAGCTGCACGAAAGCTCGCCCGGCGAGCAGGCGGCGTCGCGCGTGCTGCGACGCGATTGCAAGAACTACCTCGCCACGCAGTATTTTCCCGAGGTCGAGCCGGGGAGCTTCAAATTCGGCGTCCGTTGCGAAAATCTCGAAGCACAGACACTCCCCGACGAATCCTTCGACGTCGTGATCACACAGGATGTCATGGAGCACGTGTTTCATCCCGATCGCGTCTATCAGGAGATCTATCGGACATTGAGGCGCGGCGGCTTCTATATTCATACCGTGCCGATCTACAAGGGACTCGTCGCGACCGAAAGACGCGCCTCGCTCGCGCCGGATGGAAGCGTCATCCATCATCTGGACCCGGAATATCATCAAAATCCCATCGATCCTTCTGGCTCGCTCGTGACGTTCCATTACGGCTACGATCTTCCCGACCTCATCGCCGAATGGACGCCCTTCGATGTCGAGGTTCGCCGATTTCATCAGCGCAGCGTCGGCATCGTCGCAGAGTTCAGCGAGGTGGTGATTTGTCGAAAGCCGTTTCGCGCCGACGTTTCCTACTCGACATGA